The window CGGGCTGCTCGCAACGCTGTTTGTCCTGCTGAGTCTGATCTACGGCGTGCGCGCGCTTGGCGGCGAGCGCCGGGCCTACGCTTGGTCGCTGATTACGATGACTCTGGCGCTGTTGTCCAAGGAAAGCGCCATCGTGTTGCCCGCGCTGCTGATGCTCTGCGCGCTGATCTTCCACCGCGAGCTGTGGCGCCGCGGGACGCGCGGCAAGCTGGCGCTGTTCGCCGCGGGCCACTGGCTGCTGGCCGCAGCCTACCTGGCTTGGCGCTCGCTGCTGGGTATCGCGCTGGTGGGCCAGGGCAGCGGCTTGGACCTGGGCAGGCAGCTGGCCGCGACCCCGCCGCTGCTGTTCGATCACCTGCGCGTGCTGCTGCTGCCGTTGTATCTGCGCCCCTACTACAGCATCGCCGCACAGAGCCCGGCCGCGACGCTGTGGTGGATCAAGCTCGCGGTGCTGATTCTGGTCGCCGTGCTGCTGTTGCTCGCGGCGCGACGTTCGCGGATCGCGGCCTTTGGCGTCGGATTTTACATTTTGAGCGTGGCGCCGTTTCTCAACGTGGCCTCGCTCAACAAGCTGTTCGTCGAGCACTATCTTTACTTGCCCAGCCTGGGCCTGGCCGCGTTGTGCACGGCCCTGCCGCTGGACCGTGCGTCGCGCTTTAGCAAAGCGATCGGCGCTTTGGTCGCAATCAACCTGCTGTTGTTCGGAGCGATCAGCTTCGACCGTAGCCTGGACTGGCGTAGCGACATTCGGCTCTGGACCCGGGCCGTGGCCACCGACCCGGGAAGCCCCGAGGCGTTCAACAATCTGGGCTCGGCCTATTACCAATTGGCCAAGGCCGGAGGCGAACGCTCGGATGAACGGTTGATCCTCGCCGCCGATGCGTTCAACCGCAGTCTGGAACTGTTCCCGGCCAACCCCGAGGCCGCCTACAACCTCGGCCTGTGCCAGTTGGCGCTGAACGATCCGACGGCGGCAATCGTCTCGATGCGTCACGCCCTGCGCTTTAACCCGGACTACGATCGGGCGTTGATCGGCCTGGGCCTGGCCGCGGTACGATCCGATATCGATAACGCCCATCAGGCGCTGGTCGGCATTGATCAGCCCTATCGCGCGGCGTCGGTCCACCTGGGATTGGCAACGGGCTATGGCGGGGCCGGGCGCAACGACCTTGCCATCGAGCATTTCCGCGTGTTTCTGGACGGCGCCGCGCCGGATCATCCCCAACGCGAGCGCGTTGAGCGCCACTTGCTGTACCTGGTTGAGCGCCAAGAAAAGCTGCGAAATTAGCCTGGTTAGTCCAGGTGAAAGACCTCGGTCAGTTCGAGCATCCCCTGGTCCGGGTTGCGGCCGTCCAGCGCCTCGAAAAAGGGGGCCATGGTTTTTTGCCAGCGCGCGTTGATCTCTTCACTGGCCATGCCCTCCAGCGCTGATTGGAAGTCGCGCTGCGCCTCGAAGTAGCCGAACAGCAGCCCGTCGTCGTGCATGAACAGCGAGTAGTTGTGCCAGCCCTGACGGCTTAGCGCTTCGAGCATCTCGGGCCAGACCTGCTCGTGCTTTTGTTTGTACTCCGCGAGCATCTCCTGCCGAACTTTCAGAATGAACCCAACCCGTTTCATTGCTAAGCTCCTTGTGAGCGCTAATTAAAAAAGGCGATGGAGATTCCCTCTGAGCGCGAGGGCCAATTGCGCACGGCCAGGGGGCGACCGCTGAACTCGAAGTTCGTCGCGGCCTGCTGGTCGCCGGCCACACGCATGTCGAAAACGCGGATGAACGGCACCATGTCAAACGGGAATCCGGCCATTGTCAGGTCGCTGACGCCGTTGAAGTTGGAGTCGATGAATCCCACAACGATGGTCGAGGCCTGCGGATCACCGATGGGCGTGGCCGCGAGGTCCAATCCGTTGACCAGCAGCGTGTCGCGGCCCGCGACCAGCGAGCGGTTGAGGTTGAGGTAGGCGACCAAGGCCAACTCGTCGTCAAAGGGGATCAGCCGGAACACGTACCCAAGGAAGCTCTCCGGTCCGGGGAATGAGCGGAAGTGGACCTTGTCGCTGGAACGCACGAACGGCTCGCGGTAGTAGTGCACCGGCGGCAACTCCGGGTCGGGGTCGATGTAGACGAACTCGTAATAGGCCTCGGGCTCGGCAATCAGCTCGCCCCAATATCCGTTGTCGTCGACCTGAAATACGGCCAGCGGCTGCTCGCTGTAACGCATCGCGTTCGCCGGATCGACCTGATAGACACGCA of the Candidatus Alcyoniella australis genome contains:
- a CDS encoding tetratricopeptide repeat protein — protein: MSSQPAEGTARSLLPLCLLIAALTCLAYLPTLAGDFVWDDLSLIRDNPHLGNPANLPRYFTNDLGRFNQFPHSMNFYRPLQPLTFFVEYRLWGLNPFGFHLTNLLLHICASLAAFKLLLLLAPGRIKAAVFGALLFALHPVHVEQVAMVGNRGGLLATLFVLLSLIYGVRALGGERRAYAWSLITMTLALLSKESAIVLPALLMLCALIFHRELWRRGTRGKLALFAAGHWLLAAAYLAWRSLLGIALVGQGSGLDLGRQLAATPPLLFDHLRVLLLPLYLRPYYSIAAQSPAATLWWIKLAVLILVAVLLLLAARRSRIAAFGVGFYILSVAPFLNVASLNKLFVEHYLYLPSLGLAALCTALPLDRASRFSKAIGALVAINLLLFGAISFDRSLDWRSDIRLWTRAVATDPGSPEAFNNLGSAYYQLAKAGGERSDERLILAADAFNRSLELFPANPEAAYNLGLCQLALNDPTAAIVSMRHALRFNPDYDRALIGLGLAAVRSDIDNAHQALVGIDQPYRAASVHLGLATGYGGAGRNDLAIEHFRVFLDGAAPDHPQRERVERHLLYLVERQEKLRN
- a CDS encoding L-rhamnose mutarotase, with product MKRVGFILKVRQEMLAEYKQKHEQVWPEMLEALSRQGWHNYSLFMHDDGLLFGYFEAQRDFQSALEGMASEEINARWQKTMAPFFEALDGRNPDQGMLELTEVFHLD